One segment of Dolichospermum sp. DET69 DNA contains the following:
- a CDS encoding histone deacetylase produces MLQVIYSDEFLDHETGSYHPEKPARLTAIVNALKAASFAEQITWKLPTPVTGKPSLMSWIEKAHTKSYINKVKEISCSGGGYLDGDTPISPRSYDIALLAVSAWLDGVDIVLNTTNQAFVLARPPGHHAVSDTGMGFCLFSNAAIAALYALEQPGIERVAILDWDVHHGNGTEAIVETHSEIAYVSLHQYPAYPGTGKASQQGLHNNVLNLPVPPCSDITVYQPLWETKILPFLTNFQPDLLIISAGYDANADDPLAGMNLQPEDFGLFTKYCLGITKKIMFGLEGGYDLPSLAESVIATIQSCID; encoded by the coding sequence ATGTTACAAGTTATTTATTCTGACGAATTTTTAGATCACGAAACGGGAAGCTATCATCCAGAAAAACCAGCCCGATTAACAGCCATAGTCAACGCTTTAAAAGCTGCCAGTTTTGCCGAACAAATCACCTGGAAACTACCTACACCCGTCACCGGAAAACCGTCTTTAATGTCTTGGATAGAAAAGGCTCACACTAAATCATATATTAACAAAGTTAAAGAGATATCCTGCTCAGGTGGTGGTTATTTAGACGGAGATACTCCCATTTCTCCCCGTAGTTATGATATAGCTTTATTAGCAGTTAGTGCTTGGTTAGATGGAGTTGACATAGTTCTTAATACAACTAATCAAGCTTTTGTATTAGCGCGTCCACCTGGACATCATGCGGTAAGTGATACAGGAATGGGATTTTGTTTATTTTCTAATGCTGCAATTGCAGCTTTATATGCTTTAGAACAACCTGGTATTGAGCGCGTTGCTATCCTAGACTGGGACGTACATCACGGAAATGGTACAGAAGCGATAGTAGAAACTCACTCAGAAATTGCTTATGTTTCTCTTCACCAGTATCCAGCTTATCCGGGTACAGGGAAAGCTTCTCAACAAGGGTTACATAATAATGTGTTAAATTTACCTGTTCCTCCTTGTAGTGATATTACTGTTTATCAACCATTGTGGGAAACAAAAATCTTGCCATTTTTAACCAATTTTCAGCCAGATTTACTAATTATTAGTGCTGGTTATGATGCTAATGCTGATGATCCTTTAGCAGGTATGAATTTGCAACCAGAGGACTTTGGTTTATTTACAAAATATTGTTTAGGTATAACCAAAAAAATCATGTTTGGTTTAGAAGGTGGTTATGATTTACCAAGTCTAGCAGAATCAGTAATTGCTACTATTCAATCTTGCATAGATTAG